Proteins from a genomic interval of Psychrobacter fulvigenes:
- the guaB gene encoding IMP dehydrogenase has product MLRIVDEALTFDDVLLLPAYSEVLPKTADLSTRLTKNITLNLPLISAAMDTVTESEMAITMAQLGGMGILHKSMDIAKQATQVRRVKKFEAGTVVDPITVHPEMTIGDLIQLTEDNNISGVPVVEKGTDKVVGIVTHRDWRFETNLSLPVSQIMTPKDQLVTVHEGESNENIKRLLHEYRIEKVIVIDDDFRLKGLITVNDFTKAENNPNACKDEKGRLRVGAAVGTGADTQARVEALIDADVDIIVVDTAHGHSKGVIDKVSWIKKHYPNVQVIGGNIATGDAAKALRDAGADAVKVGIGPGSICTTRIIAGIGVPQISAIDNVASALQDSIPLIADGGIRYSGDMAKAIAAGASCIMVGSLMAGTEEAPGEVELFQGRYYKAYRGMGSLGAMSGSNGSSDRYFQDAKDGIEKLVPEGIEGRVPYKGPVAGIVNQLVGGLRSSMGYTGSATIEEMRSKPQFIKVTSAGMKESHVHDVQITKEAPNYRVD; this is encoded by the coding sequence ATGTTGCGCATTGTCGATGAAGCCTTAACCTTTGATGACGTTTTATTGTTACCAGCCTATTCTGAAGTCCTGCCAAAAACTGCCGATCTGTCTACCCGCCTGACTAAAAACATCACACTCAATCTTCCGCTTATCTCTGCAGCTATGGATACGGTGACTGAATCTGAAATGGCGATCACGATGGCGCAGTTAGGTGGCATGGGCATCTTACATAAGAGCATGGATATCGCCAAGCAAGCTACCCAAGTACGCCGCGTCAAGAAGTTTGAAGCAGGTACGGTAGTCGATCCTATCACTGTACATCCTGAGATGACTATTGGTGACTTAATACAGTTGACCGAAGACAACAATATCTCAGGCGTACCTGTGGTCGAAAAAGGCACGGATAAAGTCGTGGGCATCGTGACCCACAGAGATTGGCGTTTTGAGACCAATTTATCACTGCCAGTTAGTCAAATCATGACACCAAAAGACCAGCTGGTCACGGTACATGAAGGTGAGAGCAATGAGAATATCAAAAGATTGCTCCACGAATATCGTATCGAAAAAGTGATCGTCATTGATGATGACTTCCGTTTAAAAGGTCTTATCACGGTTAATGACTTTACAAAAGCTGAAAACAATCCAAACGCTTGTAAAGATGAAAAAGGTCGCCTCCGTGTAGGCGCAGCGGTCGGTACTGGTGCAGATACGCAAGCACGTGTTGAAGCATTAATCGATGCTGATGTCGACATTATCGTCGTTGATACAGCTCACGGTCACTCAAAAGGCGTGATTGACAAAGTATCTTGGATTAAAAAGCACTATCCAAATGTACAGGTAATCGGCGGTAATATCGCAACGGGTGATGCTGCCAAAGCCTTACGTGACGCTGGTGCGGACGCGGTAAAAGTGGGCATTGGTCCTGGCTCTATTTGTACCACTCGCATCATTGCTGGTATCGGTGTGCCGCAAATTTCAGCCATTGATAACGTTGCCAGCGCCCTACAAGACAGCATTCCACTGATTGCTGATGGTGGTATTCGCTATTCAGGCGATATGGCAAAAGCCATAGCCGCTGGTGCGTCGTGCATCATGGTAGGCTCACTCATGGCTGGTACCGAAGAGGCACCAGGTGAAGTTGAGCTGTTCCAAGGTCGTTACTACAAGGCTTATCGCGGTATGGGTAGTCTTGGCGCCATGTCAGGCTCAAACGGTTCATCAGATCGTTATTTCCAAGATGCCAAAGATGGCATAGAAAAACTGGTGCCAGAAGGTATCGAAGGTCGCGTTCCTTATAAAGGGCCAGTCGCTGGTATCGTCAATCAGTTGGTTGGCGGTCTGCGCTCATCAATGGGTTATACCGGTTCTGCGACCATCGAAGAGATGCGCAGCAAGCCGCAGTTCATTAAGGTCACGTCGGCTGGCATGAAAGAGTCGCATGTCCATGATGTGCAAATCACTAAAGAAGCGCCAAACTATCGAGTTGACTAG
- a CDS encoding mechanosensitive ion channel family protein, which translates to MAETFNRMQTPPQLSNKNTAHQTQNRTHRESAIKSADVIGVRCFQRHNTLQLILGCFVIVLSFIYIPAHAAINADQQSINEQGSSQNNDEQTQAHQETDKPDNLIDYVEQKVNTITEEGISASEIADEMFDPIERKAVEQAGNLQGDSGLTGEYKQNYYPLTELNTGLPTLSEPPNLSTPLATLEFFQSAVMKQQFDLAAYALNMNLIDSNTQRSRALELSKRLDFLLSKKELYVFDDLPDRPDGLIEPPLGNTSSVMGIPRRSIQLGYIDYRERRVPIYLERVRVEDNAPQWVFSAQTVGNIDNLYEQYHPAEFERYLPTWMKLKFFSIALWEFLALGLFFLMTMGIGWLLSKGTEKIISRYIDTEKYSAYVGSTHGVADLVSKLTVPLTFSISFSLVFTLVSGGFPYLDAVASSTRPIIWVGLVFSTMWLGIRVINFFANRYQNLQIENLAEEHFDKERRRRTYVSIFRRVFIFVMILGSIWIGLSEFANMEGLGKTLLTSAGIAGVVIGIAAQPILGNIIAGVQVAVTQPIRIGDTVIMEGDWTTIEDLRYTYAVLKTWDERRLIVPMRYLISEVIENWSHTEVHQTCVVYLHVDYGADIDAIRQKYIELVKANTLWDGETEPELLVVSVSEDAIKLRGSLASDGPISAFDLECQVREQMLKYLYHEQKEYLPAERIIYKDASLKEKRD; encoded by the coding sequence ATGGCAGAGACTTTTAATCGTATGCAAACGCCTCCTCAACTCTCAAATAAGAACACTGCTCATCAGACTCAAAACCGTACTCATAGAGAGAGCGCGATAAAGAGCGCTGATGTCATTGGTGTGCGCTGTTTTCAGCGTCATAATACTCTGCAATTAATCCTTGGCTGCTTCGTCATTGTACTCAGCTTTATTTATATACCTGCTCATGCTGCAATCAATGCTGACCAGCAAAGCATCAATGAGCAAGGCAGCAGTCAGAACAATGACGAGCAGACGCAAGCGCATCAAGAGACTGATAAACCAGATAATTTAATTGATTATGTTGAACAAAAGGTCAATACGATCACAGAAGAGGGTATCAGTGCGTCTGAGATTGCTGATGAAATGTTCGATCCTATCGAGCGCAAGGCAGTAGAGCAAGCTGGCAATTTACAAGGTGATTCAGGACTGACAGGGGAGTACAAACAAAATTACTACCCATTGACCGAGCTCAATACAGGTCTGCCAACATTATCTGAACCGCCAAACTTGTCAACGCCACTGGCTACTTTAGAGTTTTTTCAGTCGGCAGTGATGAAGCAGCAGTTTGATTTGGCTGCTTATGCGCTCAATATGAATTTGATAGATAGTAATACTCAGCGCAGTCGTGCGCTTGAGCTGTCTAAGCGTCTGGATTTTTTATTATCCAAAAAAGAGCTTTATGTCTTTGATGACTTGCCTGATCGTCCAGATGGGTTGATTGAGCCACCTTTAGGCAATACCAGTAGTGTGATGGGTATTCCTAGGCGTTCTATTCAGCTTGGCTATATCGATTATCGTGAACGCCGTGTACCTATTTACTTGGAGCGAGTACGGGTTGAGGATAATGCGCCTCAATGGGTGTTTTCGGCGCAAACGGTTGGTAATATCGACAATCTGTATGAACAATATCATCCAGCAGAGTTTGAGCGTTACTTGCCCACATGGATGAAGCTTAAGTTTTTTAGCATTGCCCTATGGGAGTTCTTAGCATTAGGATTGTTTTTCTTAATGACCATGGGCATAGGTTGGCTGCTCAGTAAAGGTACTGAAAAAATCATCAGCCGTTATATTGATACTGAAAAGTACAGCGCTTATGTCGGCAGTACGCATGGTGTGGCAGATTTAGTCAGTAAGCTGACCGTCCCTTTGACATTTAGCATCAGTTTTTCGCTGGTTTTTACTTTGGTATCAGGTGGGTTTCCCTATCTAGATGCCGTGGCATCATCAACTCGCCCAATCATTTGGGTTGGCTTGGTATTCAGTACCATGTGGCTAGGCATACGAGTGATTAACTTTTTTGCCAATCGTTACCAAAACCTGCAAATCGAAAACCTCGCTGAAGAACATTTCGATAAAGAACGCCGTCGCCGTACTTATGTATCTATTTTTCGCCGGGTATTCATATTTGTCATGATTCTGGGCAGTATCTGGATAGGTCTCAGTGAGTTTGCCAACATGGAGGGGCTAGGCAAGACATTATTGACTTCGGCTGGTATTGCTGGCGTGGTCATCGGTATTGCCGCGCAGCCTATATTGGGTAATATTATCGCCGGTGTGCAGGTAGCTGTTACTCAGCCAATTCGTATTGGCGATACAGTAATAATGGAGGGGGATTGGACGACGATTGAAGATTTGCGCTATACCTATGCGGTGTTAAAGACTTGGGATGAGCGGCGATTAATCGTGCCAATGCGCTACTTGATCAGTGAGGTGATAGAGAATTGGTCACATACCGAAGTACATCAAACCTGTGTCGTTTATCTGCACGTTGATTATGGTGCTGATATTGATGCCATTCGTCAAAAGTATATTGAGCTGGTCAAAGCAAATACGTTATGGGATGGTGAGACTGAGCCTGAGCTTTTGGTGGTATCTGTCAGTGAAGATGCGATTAAGCTGCGTGGTAGCTTGGCATCTGATGGTCCGATAAGTGCTTTTGATTTGGAGTGTCAGGTACGTGAGCAGATGCTGAAATATCTCTATCATGAACAAAAAGAGTATTTGCCAGCTGAACGCATTATCTATAAAGATGCAAGTCTTAAAGAAAAAAGGGACTAG
- the cysS gene encoding cysteine--tRNA ligase yields the protein MTTPLADAMSQLTIYDSLTGGKRQFEPLKAGKVGMYVCGMTVYDYCHIGHARVMVAFDMVVRWLTKLGYDVNYIRNITDIDDKIITRAAENGEDIGQLTQRFIGAMHEDADALGCLMPNAEPRATDHIDEMQQMIETLVTGEYAYAGNNGDVYYAVDSFKDYGKLSKRNLDDMQAGSRVDVETDKRNPFDFVLWKAAKPGEPQWASPWGQGRPGWHIECSAMSTKCLGNTFDIHGGGHDLQFPHHENEIAQSEAATGCEYARNWMHVGFINVDGEKMSKSLGNFFTIRDVTAKYLPETVRFFLLLSHYRSQVNFSDSALDESHNSLSRLYNALKLAEQQKGQTLTINDELINEAYSSTAGQDFIKAMNDDFNSSTAISVLFGLARDINKAIKAEEVDTAWQLAQQLKALAQVLNILQQPVQKFLQAAIGGEQEGSLTDADIDALITERNDAKADKNFARADEIRDQLKEAGIELEDSRAGTTWRRA from the coding sequence ATGACCACACCACTTGCAGACGCTATGTCTCAGCTTACCATTTATGATTCACTCACTGGCGGTAAACGCCAGTTTGAGCCGCTCAAAGCAGGGAAGGTAGGTATGTACGTGTGCGGAATGACCGTCTACGACTATTGTCATATCGGACACGCACGGGTCATGGTTGCCTTTGATATGGTGGTGCGCTGGCTAACCAAGCTAGGTTATGACGTCAATTATATCCGTAATATTACCGATATCGATGACAAAATCATCACGCGTGCTGCCGAAAATGGCGAAGATATTGGTCAGCTTACTCAGCGTTTTATTGGCGCAATGCACGAAGATGCGGATGCGCTCGGTTGCCTAATGCCAAACGCTGAACCTCGCGCCACCGATCATATCGACGAGATGCAGCAGATGATTGAGACCTTGGTCACAGGCGAGTACGCTTATGCAGGCAATAATGGTGATGTTTATTATGCTGTCGATAGTTTCAAGGACTATGGCAAGTTATCCAAGCGTAATCTGGATGATATGCAAGCAGGCTCGCGGGTAGATGTCGAAACTGACAAGCGCAACCCCTTTGACTTTGTATTATGGAAAGCGGCAAAACCTGGTGAGCCGCAGTGGGCATCACCATGGGGCCAAGGGCGTCCAGGCTGGCATATTGAATGCTCTGCGATGTCGACCAAGTGCTTGGGCAATACTTTTGATATTCATGGCGGTGGTCATGACTTGCAGTTTCCGCATCACGAAAACGAGATAGCCCAGTCTGAGGCAGCGACTGGCTGTGAGTACGCACGCAACTGGATGCATGTCGGCTTTATCAATGTCGATGGCGAAAAGATGTCTAAGTCACTTGGCAACTTTTTTACCATTCGTGATGTGACAGCAAAATATCTGCCAGAAACGGTGCGTTTTTTCTTATTATTAAGCCATTATCGTAGTCAAGTAAACTTCTCTGATAGTGCCTTGGATGAGTCGCATAATAGCCTAAGCAGACTATATAATGCTTTAAAACTGGCTGAGCAGCAAAAAGGTCAGACGCTAACAATCAATGATGAACTGATAAATGAGGCTTACAGCAGCACTGCGGGGCAAGATTTTATCAAAGCCATGAATGATGACTTCAATAGCTCAACAGCCATCAGCGTATTATTTGGGCTGGCACGTGACATCAATAAAGCCATTAAAGCCGAAGAGGTGGATACGGCATGGCAGTTGGCGCAGCAGCTAAAAGCATTGGCACAAGTGCTGAATATACTGCAGCAGCCAGTACAGAAGTTCTTGCAAGCTGCGATTGGCGGTGAGCAAGAGGGAAGTCTGACAGATGCAGATATCGATGCGTTAATCACCGAGCGTAACGATGCCAAAGCCGACAAAAACTTTGCGCGTGCAGATGAGATACGCGATCAGTTGAAAGAGGCGGGGATTGAGCTTGAAGATAGCCGCGCAGGTACGACATGGCGCCGTGCTTAG
- a CDS encoding cob(I)yrinic acid a,c-diamide adenosyltransferase gives MGNRLSKIYTRTGDDGSTGMADGSRVSKADNLFSVMGDIDELNSHIGLVRSHLTQAVTTASTDQPAQKKLSECLDPKCLEQGDLDFAQALVIIQHLLFNIGGELAMPEYEGVNATHIEWLEQQIDAMNTTLPPLKDFILPTGSVLVSQLHVARSVCRRAERQAVLLQQQRPEAIRSTAISFINRLSDWLFVAARFCTDPEQVSEVLWDSQVLQKFAKDQ, from the coding sequence ATGGGCAATCGCTTAAGCAAGATATATACGCGCACTGGAGATGATGGCAGTACAGGGATGGCAGATGGCAGCCGAGTGAGCAAAGCTGATAACTTATTCAGCGTCATGGGTGATATTGATGAACTCAACTCTCATATCGGTCTGGTTCGCTCCCATCTTACCCAAGCGGTGACGACCGCTAGCACTGATCAACCTGCTCAGAAAAAACTGTCTGAGTGTTTAGATCCTAAGTGTTTAGAGCAAGGCGATCTGGACTTTGCACAAGCCTTAGTCATCATTCAGCATTTATTATTTAATATCGGTGGTGAGCTTGCGATGCCAGAATATGAAGGCGTGAATGCAACTCACATCGAATGGTTAGAACAGCAGATTGATGCGATGAATACGACCCTGCCACCACTAAAAGACTTTATTTTGCCGACAGGCTCAGTATTGGTCAGCCAACTCCATGTGGCCAGAAGTGTTTGCCGCCGCGCTGAGCGCCAAGCGGTGCTACTACAGCAGCAACGCCCAGAAGCCATTCGTAGTACGGCCATCAGCTTTATCAATCGCCTGTCTGACTGGCTATTTGTAGCGGCACGCTTTTGTACCGATCCAGAGCAAGTCTCAGAAGTACTGTGGGACAGTCAAGTCTTACAGAAGTTTGCCAAGGATCAATAA